In Papaver somniferum cultivar HN1 chromosome 1, ASM357369v1, whole genome shotgun sequence, a genomic segment contains:
- the LOC113311417 gene encoding putative clathrin assembly protein At4g40080 isoform X2, translated as MGRPKNLRGFFEIIKDKATISKEIIISKLPNTTSSLNLAILRATSSEQSTPPHENQIISILSFGHSSRNTASSCIESLMNRLHHTHNSYVSTKCLIIIHNIIKRGSFILQDQLSIYPSNGGKNYLNLSNFRDNSDQETWELSSLVRWSDKHKRDADEEHEKEKVSALLNEELLKEIEVVVGLIEEISKASELLNLKQSKLVCQVMNLVCEDFYSAQKRIVIRLNEVKERMSNFSFGESVEFNCVMKRLKNCEEKVLLLFLNHEGIGFWDLVDELMKEKIGIGKDGGRSVMVMSRKGRSSESARYDQRDLKLDDFRFSSGRFDLNRVQSGSRFLNI; from the exons ATGGGAAGACCAAAGAACCTGAGAGGCTTCTTTGAGATAATCAAAGACAAAGCAACAATAAGCAAAGAAATAATCATCTCCAAACTACCCAACACCACATCTTCATTAAACCTTGCAATTCTCAGAGCAACTTCATCAGAACAATCAACACCGCCTCATGAGAATCAAATCATTTCTATACTCTCTTTCGGTCATAGTTCTCGAAACACAGCTTCATCTTGCATCGAATCGTTAATGAATCGATTACATCACACTCATAACTCGTATGTATCAACCAAATGTCTTATTATTATTCATAATATAATCAAAAGAGGTTCTTTCATTCTTCAGGATCAACTCTCGATATATCCATCAAATGGTGGGAAGAATTACCTTAATTTATCGAACTTTCGTGATAATTCGGATCAGGAAACTTGGGAATTGTCTTCTTTGGTTAGATG GAGTGATAAACACAAAAGAGATgcggatgaagaacatgaaaaggAAAAGGTAAGTGCACTTTTGAATgaagagttgctgaaagaaattgaagttgttgttggattgattgaagaaatttcaAAAGCAAGCGAGTTATTGAATTTGAAACAGAGTAAATTAGTTTGCCAAGTTATGAATTTAGTATGTGAAGATTTTTATTCAGCTCAGAAGAGAATCGTGATCAGATTGAATGAAGTTAAAGAAAGAATGAGTAATTTTAGTTTTGGTGAATCAGTTGAATTCAATTGTGTgatgaagagattgaagaattgtGAAGAGAAGGTTTTGTTATTGTTTTTGAATCATGAAGGGATTGGTTTTTGGGATTtggttgatgaattgatgaaagaAAAGATTGGAATAGGGAAAGATGGTGGGAGATCAGTGATGGTGATGAGTCGAAAAGGTAGATCTAGTGAGTCAGCTCGGTATGATCAACGAGATTTGAAGTTAGACGATTTTCGGTTCTCTTCTGGTAGGTTTGATCTCAATCGGGTTCAGTCCGGTTCGAGGTTTTTGAATATTTGA
- the LOC113311417 gene encoding putative clathrin assembly protein At4g40080 isoform X1 — protein MGRPKNLRGFFEIIKDKATISKEIIISKLPNTTSSLNLAILRATSSEQSTPPHENQIISILSFGHSSRNTASSCIESLMNRLHHTHNSYVSTKCLIIIHNIIKRGSFILQDQLSIYPSNGGKNYLNLSNFRDNSDQETWELSSLVRWYARILESLLLTSRVLGFFVSSEFKGPDSDYFLYYRSDKHKRDADEEHEKEKVSALLNEELLKEIEVVVGLIEEISKASELLNLKQSKLVCQVMNLVCEDFYSAQKRIVIRLNEVKERMSNFSFGESVEFNCVMKRLKNCEEKVLLLFLNHEGIGFWDLVDELMKEKIGIGKDGGRSVMVMSRKGRSSESARYDQRDLKLDDFRFSSGRFDLNRVQSGSRFLNI, from the coding sequence ATGGGAAGACCAAAGAACCTGAGAGGCTTCTTTGAGATAATCAAAGACAAAGCAACAATAAGCAAAGAAATAATCATCTCCAAACTACCCAACACCACATCTTCATTAAACCTTGCAATTCTCAGAGCAACTTCATCAGAACAATCAACACCGCCTCATGAGAATCAAATCATTTCTATACTCTCTTTCGGTCATAGTTCTCGAAACACAGCTTCATCTTGCATCGAATCGTTAATGAATCGATTACATCACACTCATAACTCGTATGTATCAACCAAATGTCTTATTATTATTCATAATATAATCAAAAGAGGTTCTTTCATTCTTCAGGATCAACTCTCGATATATCCATCAAATGGTGGGAAGAATTACCTTAATTTATCGAACTTTCGTGATAATTCGGATCAGGAAACTTGGGAATTGTCTTCTTTGGTTAGATGGTATGCTAGGATTCTTGAGTCTCTTTTACTTACTTCTAGAGTTCTGGGTTTCTTTGTTTCTTCAGAATTCAAGGGTCCTGATTCAGACTATTTCTTGTACTACAGGAGTGATAAACACAAAAGAGATgcggatgaagaacatgaaaaggAAAAGGTAAGTGCACTTTTGAATgaagagttgctgaaagaaattgaagttgttgttggattgattgaagaaatttcaAAAGCAAGCGAGTTATTGAATTTGAAACAGAGTAAATTAGTTTGCCAAGTTATGAATTTAGTATGTGAAGATTTTTATTCAGCTCAGAAGAGAATCGTGATCAGATTGAATGAAGTTAAAGAAAGAATGAGTAATTTTAGTTTTGGTGAATCAGTTGAATTCAATTGTGTgatgaagagattgaagaattgtGAAGAGAAGGTTTTGTTATTGTTTTTGAATCATGAAGGGATTGGTTTTTGGGATTtggttgatgaattgatgaaagaAAAGATTGGAATAGGGAAAGATGGTGGGAGATCAGTGATGGTGATGAGTCGAAAAGGTAGATCTAGTGAGTCAGCTCGGTATGATCAACGAGATTTGAAGTTAGACGATTTTCGGTTCTCTTCTGGTAGGTTTGATCTCAATCGGGTTCAGTCCGGTTCGAGGTTTTTGAATATTTGA